One window of Arvicola amphibius chromosome 6, mArvAmp1.2, whole genome shotgun sequence genomic DNA carries:
- the Dynlt4 gene encoding dynein light chain Tctex-type 4 has translation MAGRTLQSGHPEEDTTKDLALKLPPGKSGGHLASIDETRPVGPGPASRRGSLLSLHPSFSRRNSLAGPLVGLGGRRPSLGLMPPLGSRVSFSGLPIMPARRMAPSYRTEPAPGERWEAASAQRVLEAALDAGLSNVCYSGTEAGKLAQALCEQIRIHVRELSLPRYKLVCSVVLGPRQRQGVHVASRALWDAAHDGLTSATFTNTSLFAVATVHAVYWE, from the coding sequence ATGGCTGGCAGGACTCTGCAATCAGGACACCCGGAAGAGGATACTACCAAAGACCTGGCTCTGAAATTACCACCAGGGAAGTCTGGAGGTCACCTGGCCAGCATTGATGAGACCCGACCTGTAGGCCCAGGCCCAGCCTCCCGTCGCGGCTCCCTGCTGAGCCTACACCCATCCTTTTCACGCCGCAACTCGCTGGCAGGACCCCTAGTAGGTCTTGGAGGTCGACGACCATCCCTGGGCCTGATGCCCCCTTTAGGTTCACGAGTTAGTTTTTCTGGGTTACCCATCATGCCTGCCCGTCGGATGGCACCCTCATACCGCACCGAACCAGCGCCAGGCGAGCGCTGGGAAGCTGCAAGCGCTCAGCGTGTCCTGGAGGCAGCACTGGATGCAGGGCTGAGCAATGTGTGCTACTCGGGTACCGAGGCGGGGAAACTGGCACAGGCGCTGTGTGAACAGATACGCATACATGTGCGGGAGCTCAGCCTACCCCGCTACAAACTGGTGTGCAGTGTGGTGCTGGGACCACGCCAGAGACAGGGCGTGCATGTGGCCAGCCGGGCACTCTGGGACGCAGCGCATGATGGACTGACCTCTGCCACCTTCACCAACACTTCACTGTTCGCCGTGGCTACTGTCCACGCAGTTTACTGGGAATGA
- the Btbd19 gene encoding BTB/POZ domain-containing protein 19 isoform X5 has product MENPGLVVHGQAASFSTALRSLVNNPQYSDVCFVVGQERQEVFAHRCLLACRCNFFQRLLGTEPGPGVPSAVVLSTVPTEAFLAVLEFLYANSVTLHRCSVLEVLTAAVEYGLEELRELCLEFVMKVLDVELVCEALQVAVTFGLGPLQERCIAFIEAHSQEALQTRGFLELSATALLPVLRSDKLCVDEAELVKAARNWARVGAVEQIVEAWKCHALRRGDAAPGAPCRRRRGTLPRDHHRFLDLRLK; this is encoded by the exons ATGGAGAACCCAGGACTGGTTGTGCACGGGCAGGCTGCTTCCTTTTCCACAGCACTCCGAAGTCTTGTCAACAACCCCCAGTACAG CGATGTTTGCTTTGTGGTTGGTCAAGAACGGCAAGAGGTGTTTGCCCACCGGTGCTTGTTGGCCTGTAGATGCAACTTCTTCCAGAGACTTCTGGGAACAGAGCCGGGCCCTGGGGTACCTAGTGCTGTGGTGCTAAGCACTGTGCCGACCGAGGCCTTCTTAGCTGTGCTGGAGTTCCTGTATGCCAATAGCGTCACGCTGCACCGCTGCTCA GTGCTGGAGGTGCTGACAGCAGCTGTAGAATATGGGCTGGAGGAACTTCGAGAG TTATGCCTGGAGTTTGTGATGAAGGTTCTGGATGTGGAGCTGGTTTGTGAGGCCCTGCAG GTGGCTGTAACCTTTGGCCTGGGGCCGCTGCAGGAGCGGTGCATAGCCTTCATAGAGGCTCACAGCCAG GAGGCTCTACAAACCCGCGGCTTCCTGGAGCTATCGGCCACTGCGCTGCTGCCCGTGCTACGCAGTGACAAGCTCTGCGTGGACGAGGCTGAGCTGGTCAAGGCAGCCCGAAACTGGGCGCGCGTGGGCGCC GTGGAGCAAATTGTGGAGGCGTGGAAGTGCCATGCCCTACGGAGAGGAGATGCGGCCCCGGGTGCACCGTGCAGGCGGCGAAGGGGAACCCTGCCCCGGGATCACCACCGTTTTCTGGACCTTCGTTTAAAATGA
- the Btbd19 gene encoding BTB/POZ domain-containing protein 19 isoform X1: MENPGLVVHGQAASFSTALRSLVNNPQYSDVCFVVGQERQEVFAHRCLLACRCNFFQRLLGTEPGPGVPSAVVLSTVPTEAFLAVLEFLYANSVTLHRCSVLEVLTAAVEYGLEELRELCLEFVMKVLDVELVCEALQVAVTFGLGPLQERCIAFIEAHSQEALQTRGFLELSATALLPVLRSDKLCVDEAELVKAARNWARVGAVSGIWGRRGRSGGGRRNSASGRQGTGPRSAGAQGSLPQAVLERPVAEVAAPVVRELRLALLAPAELSALEEQNRQEPLIPVRTRAHPGLRSTLPRGDEEPGPLPGPSDCMVTLLLLQVEQIVEAWKCHALRRGDAAPGAPCRRRRGTLPRDHHRFLDLRLK, encoded by the exons ATGGAGAACCCAGGACTGGTTGTGCACGGGCAGGCTGCTTCCTTTTCCACAGCACTCCGAAGTCTTGTCAACAACCCCCAGTACAG CGATGTTTGCTTTGTGGTTGGTCAAGAACGGCAAGAGGTGTTTGCCCACCGGTGCTTGTTGGCCTGTAGATGCAACTTCTTCCAGAGACTTCTGGGAACAGAGCCGGGCCCTGGGGTACCTAGTGCTGTGGTGCTAAGCACTGTGCCGACCGAGGCCTTCTTAGCTGTGCTGGAGTTCCTGTATGCCAATAGCGTCACGCTGCACCGCTGCTCA GTGCTGGAGGTGCTGACAGCAGCTGTAGAATATGGGCTGGAGGAACTTCGAGAG TTATGCCTGGAGTTTGTGATGAAGGTTCTGGATGTGGAGCTGGTTTGTGAGGCCCTGCAG GTGGCTGTAACCTTTGGCCTGGGGCCGCTGCAGGAGCGGTGCATAGCCTTCATAGAGGCTCACAGCCAG GAGGCTCTACAAACCCGCGGCTTCCTGGAGCTATCGGCCACTGCGCTGCTGCCCGTGCTACGCAGTGACAAGCTCTGCGTGGACGAGGCTGAGCTGGTCAAGGCAGCCCGAAACTGGGCGCGCGTGGGCGCCGTGAGTGGGATCTGGGGGAGGCGAGGGCGAAGCGGCGGAGGCCGCAGGAACTCGGCAAGCGGACGGCAGGGCACAGGCCCCCGATCCGCCGGGGCTCAAGGTTCGCTTCCACAGGCGGTGTTAGAGCGACCGGTGGCAGAGGTGGCGGCTCCAGTGGTTCGAGAGCTGAGACTGGCCTTGCTGGCCCCGGCGGAGTTGAGCGCCCTGGAAGAGCAGAACCGACAGGAGCCGCTCATCCCGGTGCGGACGCGAGCTCATCCCGGGCTCAGATCCACTCTGCCACGTGGGGATGAGGAGCCAGGGCCTTTGCCAGGGCCTTCGGACTGCATGGTGACCCTCCTTCTCCTACAGGTGGAGCAAATTGTGGAGGCGTGGAAGTGCCATGCCCTACGGAGAGGAGATGCGGCCCCGGGTGCACCGTGCAGGCGGCGAAGGGGAACCCTGCCCCGGGATCACCACCGTTTTCTGGACCTTCGTTTAAAATGA
- the Btbd19 gene encoding BTB/POZ domain-containing protein 19 isoform X3: MENPGLVVHGQAASFSTALRSLVNNPQYSDVCFVVGQERQEVFAHRCLLACRCNFFQRLLGTEPGPGVPSAVVLSTVPTEAFLAVLEFLYANSVTLHRCSVLEVLTAAVEYGLEELRELCLEFVMKVLDVELVCEALQVAVTFGLGPLQERCIAFIEAHSQEALQTRGFLELSATALLPVLRSDKLCVDEAELVKAARNWARVGAAVLERPVAEVAAPVVRELRLALLAPAELSALEEQNRQEPLIPVRTRAHPGLRSTLPRGDEEPGPLPGPSDCMVTLLLLQVEQIVEAWKCHALRRGDAAPGAPCRRRRGTLPRDHHRFLDLRLK, encoded by the exons ATGGAGAACCCAGGACTGGTTGTGCACGGGCAGGCTGCTTCCTTTTCCACAGCACTCCGAAGTCTTGTCAACAACCCCCAGTACAG CGATGTTTGCTTTGTGGTTGGTCAAGAACGGCAAGAGGTGTTTGCCCACCGGTGCTTGTTGGCCTGTAGATGCAACTTCTTCCAGAGACTTCTGGGAACAGAGCCGGGCCCTGGGGTACCTAGTGCTGTGGTGCTAAGCACTGTGCCGACCGAGGCCTTCTTAGCTGTGCTGGAGTTCCTGTATGCCAATAGCGTCACGCTGCACCGCTGCTCA GTGCTGGAGGTGCTGACAGCAGCTGTAGAATATGGGCTGGAGGAACTTCGAGAG TTATGCCTGGAGTTTGTGATGAAGGTTCTGGATGTGGAGCTGGTTTGTGAGGCCCTGCAG GTGGCTGTAACCTTTGGCCTGGGGCCGCTGCAGGAGCGGTGCATAGCCTTCATAGAGGCTCACAGCCAG GAGGCTCTACAAACCCGCGGCTTCCTGGAGCTATCGGCCACTGCGCTGCTGCCCGTGCTACGCAGTGACAAGCTCTGCGTGGACGAGGCTGAGCTGGTCAAGGCAGCCCGAAACTGGGCGCGCGTGGGCGCC GCGGTGTTAGAGCGACCGGTGGCAGAGGTGGCGGCTCCAGTGGTTCGAGAGCTGAGACTGGCCTTGCTGGCCCCGGCGGAGTTGAGCGCCCTGGAAGAGCAGAACCGACAGGAGCCGCTCATCCCGGTGCGGACGCGAGCTCATCCCGGGCTCAGATCCACTCTGCCACGTGGGGATGAGGAGCCAGGGCCTTTGCCAGGGCCTTCGGACTGCATGGTGACCCTCCTTCTCCTACAGGTGGAGCAAATTGTGGAGGCGTGGAAGTGCCATGCCCTACGGAGAGGAGATGCGGCCCCGGGTGCACCGTGCAGGCGGCGAAGGGGAACCCTGCCCCGGGATCACCACCGTTTTCTGGACCTTCGTTTAAAATGA
- the Btbd19 gene encoding BTB/POZ domain-containing protein 19 isoform X6: protein MENPGLVVHGQAASFSTALRSLVNNPQYSDVCFVVGQERQEVFAHRCLLACRCNFFQRLLGTEPGPGVPSAVVLSTVPTEAFLAVLEFLYANSVTLHRCSVSLPRSLPILLGVEGQGKLPSVPSTATPLERRIKPRHHHTIHFHFCPQLCLEFVMKVLDVELVCEALQVAVTFGLGPLQERCIAFIEAHSQEALQTRGFLELSATALLPVLRSDKLCVDEAELVKAARNWARVGAAVLERPVAEVAAPVVRELRLALLAPAELSALEEQNRQEPLIPVEQIVEAWKCHALRRGDAAPGAPCRRRRGTLPRDHHRFLDLRLK, encoded by the exons ATGGAGAACCCAGGACTGGTTGTGCACGGGCAGGCTGCTTCCTTTTCCACAGCACTCCGAAGTCTTGTCAACAACCCCCAGTACAG CGATGTTTGCTTTGTGGTTGGTCAAGAACGGCAAGAGGTGTTTGCCCACCGGTGCTTGTTGGCCTGTAGATGCAACTTCTTCCAGAGACTTCTGGGAACAGAGCCGGGCCCTGGGGTACCTAGTGCTGTGGTGCTAAGCACTGTGCCGACCGAGGCCTTCTTAGCTGTGCTGGAGTTCCTGTATGCCAATAGCGTCACGCTGCACCGCTGCTCAGTGAGCCTACCAA GGAGTCTGCCCATTCTGCTGGGGGTTGAGGGGCAGGGGAAACTCCCTTCTGTTCCCTCAACTGCCACTCCCT taGAGAGGAGGATAAAACCAA GACACCACCACACAATTCACTTTCATTTCTGTCCCCAGTTATGCCTGGAGTTTGTGATGAAGGTTCTGGATGTGGAGCTGGTTTGTGAGGCCCTGCAG GTGGCTGTAACCTTTGGCCTGGGGCCGCTGCAGGAGCGGTGCATAGCCTTCATAGAGGCTCACAGCCAG GAGGCTCTACAAACCCGCGGCTTCCTGGAGCTATCGGCCACTGCGCTGCTGCCCGTGCTACGCAGTGACAAGCTCTGCGTGGACGAGGCTGAGCTGGTCAAGGCAGCCCGAAACTGGGCGCGCGTGGGCGCC GCGGTGTTAGAGCGACCGGTGGCAGAGGTGGCGGCTCCAGTGGTTCGAGAGCTGAGACTGGCCTTGCTGGCCCCGGCGGAGTTGAGCGCCCTGGAAGAGCAGAACCGACAGGAGCCGCTCATCCCG GTGGAGCAAATTGTGGAGGCGTGGAAGTGCCATGCCCTACGGAGAGGAGATGCGGCCCCGGGTGCACCGTGCAGGCGGCGAAGGGGAACCCTGCCCCGGGATCACCACCGTTTTCTGGACCTTCGTTTAAAATGA
- the Btbd19 gene encoding BTB/POZ domain-containing protein 19 isoform X4 → MENPGLVVHGQAASFSTALRSLVNNPQYSDVCFVVGQERQEVFAHRCLLACRCNFFQRLLGTEPGPGVPSAVVLSTVPTEAFLAVLEFLYANSVTLHRCSVLEVLTAAVEYGLEELRELCLEFVMKVLDVELVCEALQVAVTFGLGPLQERCIAFIEAHSQEALQTRGFLELSATALLPVLRSDKLCVDEAELVKAARNWARVGAAVLERPVAEVAAPVVRELRLALLAPAELSALEEQNRQEPLIPVEQIVEAWKCHALRRGDAAPGAPCRRRRGTLPRDHHRFLDLRLK, encoded by the exons ATGGAGAACCCAGGACTGGTTGTGCACGGGCAGGCTGCTTCCTTTTCCACAGCACTCCGAAGTCTTGTCAACAACCCCCAGTACAG CGATGTTTGCTTTGTGGTTGGTCAAGAACGGCAAGAGGTGTTTGCCCACCGGTGCTTGTTGGCCTGTAGATGCAACTTCTTCCAGAGACTTCTGGGAACAGAGCCGGGCCCTGGGGTACCTAGTGCTGTGGTGCTAAGCACTGTGCCGACCGAGGCCTTCTTAGCTGTGCTGGAGTTCCTGTATGCCAATAGCGTCACGCTGCACCGCTGCTCA GTGCTGGAGGTGCTGACAGCAGCTGTAGAATATGGGCTGGAGGAACTTCGAGAG TTATGCCTGGAGTTTGTGATGAAGGTTCTGGATGTGGAGCTGGTTTGTGAGGCCCTGCAG GTGGCTGTAACCTTTGGCCTGGGGCCGCTGCAGGAGCGGTGCATAGCCTTCATAGAGGCTCACAGCCAG GAGGCTCTACAAACCCGCGGCTTCCTGGAGCTATCGGCCACTGCGCTGCTGCCCGTGCTACGCAGTGACAAGCTCTGCGTGGACGAGGCTGAGCTGGTCAAGGCAGCCCGAAACTGGGCGCGCGTGGGCGCC GCGGTGTTAGAGCGACCGGTGGCAGAGGTGGCGGCTCCAGTGGTTCGAGAGCTGAGACTGGCCTTGCTGGCCCCGGCGGAGTTGAGCGCCCTGGAAGAGCAGAACCGACAGGAGCCGCTCATCCCG GTGGAGCAAATTGTGGAGGCGTGGAAGTGCCATGCCCTACGGAGAGGAGATGCGGCCCCGGGTGCACCGTGCAGGCGGCGAAGGGGAACCCTGCCCCGGGATCACCACCGTTTTCTGGACCTTCGTTTAAAATGA
- the Btbd19 gene encoding BTB/POZ domain-containing protein 19 isoform X2, producing the protein MENPGLVVHGQAASFSTALRSLVNNPQYSDVCFVVGQERQEVFAHRCLLACRCNFFQRLLGTEPGPGVPSAVVLSTVPTEAFLAVLEFLYANSVTLHRCSVLEVLTAAVEYGLEELRELCLEFVMKVLDVELVCEALQVAVTFGLGPLQERCIAFIEAHSQEALQTRGFLELSATALLPVLRSDKLCVDEAELVKAARNWARVGAVSGIWGRRGRSGGGRRNSASGRQGTGPRSAGAQGSLPQAVLERPVAEVAAPVVRELRLALLAPAELSALEEQNRQEPLIPVEQIVEAWKCHALRRGDAAPGAPCRRRRGTLPRDHHRFLDLRLK; encoded by the exons ATGGAGAACCCAGGACTGGTTGTGCACGGGCAGGCTGCTTCCTTTTCCACAGCACTCCGAAGTCTTGTCAACAACCCCCAGTACAG CGATGTTTGCTTTGTGGTTGGTCAAGAACGGCAAGAGGTGTTTGCCCACCGGTGCTTGTTGGCCTGTAGATGCAACTTCTTCCAGAGACTTCTGGGAACAGAGCCGGGCCCTGGGGTACCTAGTGCTGTGGTGCTAAGCACTGTGCCGACCGAGGCCTTCTTAGCTGTGCTGGAGTTCCTGTATGCCAATAGCGTCACGCTGCACCGCTGCTCA GTGCTGGAGGTGCTGACAGCAGCTGTAGAATATGGGCTGGAGGAACTTCGAGAG TTATGCCTGGAGTTTGTGATGAAGGTTCTGGATGTGGAGCTGGTTTGTGAGGCCCTGCAG GTGGCTGTAACCTTTGGCCTGGGGCCGCTGCAGGAGCGGTGCATAGCCTTCATAGAGGCTCACAGCCAG GAGGCTCTACAAACCCGCGGCTTCCTGGAGCTATCGGCCACTGCGCTGCTGCCCGTGCTACGCAGTGACAAGCTCTGCGTGGACGAGGCTGAGCTGGTCAAGGCAGCCCGAAACTGGGCGCGCGTGGGCGCCGTGAGTGGGATCTGGGGGAGGCGAGGGCGAAGCGGCGGAGGCCGCAGGAACTCGGCAAGCGGACGGCAGGGCACAGGCCCCCGATCCGCCGGGGCTCAAGGTTCGCTTCCACAGGCGGTGTTAGAGCGACCGGTGGCAGAGGTGGCGGCTCCAGTGGTTCGAGAGCTGAGACTGGCCTTGCTGGCCCCGGCGGAGTTGAGCGCCCTGGAAGAGCAGAACCGACAGGAGCCGCTCATCCCG GTGGAGCAAATTGTGGAGGCGTGGAAGTGCCATGCCCTACGGAGAGGAGATGCGGCCCCGGGTGCACCGTGCAGGCGGCGAAGGGGAACCCTGCCCCGGGATCACCACCGTTTTCTGGACCTTCGTTTAAAATGA